In Candidatus Thermoplasmatota archaeon, the genomic stretch TCACCTTAATGCGGCTCCGCGATGCCCTGGATCCACACGATCACGATATGGAGCCCGATGAGGGCCACCGCCGCGAGCGGGAGGAGCAGCACGTGCAGGACGTACATGCGGGTCAGGGTCTGTTGCGTTCCGAATTGATTGCCGAACATGAAGGACGCCACGATGCGGCCCAAGGCCGGTGGCGGCGTCGCCGCGGCCATCTCGTTGCCGATGGTCGACGCCCAGTAGCTGAGCTGCGACCACGGCAGGATGTAGCCGGTGTAACCGAGGAAGATCGTGACCGCGAAGAGGCCGACGCCGATGAGCCAGTTCAGCTCGCGGGGCTTCTTGTAGGCCTGCGTGAAGTACACCCGCATCATGTGCAGGAACACCGCGGCCACCATGATCATCGCGCTCCAGAAGTGGAGGGCGCGGATCATGAAGCCGAACGGGACGTCCGTCATGATGTAGGCGACCGAGATCCAGGCCTCGGTCGGCTCGACGCGGAATTCGCCGTACTGCCCGTCGTAGGACGCAAGCGGCGCCGTCGACGGCACGTACCAGAGCGTGAGGAGGATGC encodes the following:
- a CDS encoding cytochrome b N-terminal domain-containing protein, giving the protein MATQRPVGTNGGNGNHRRVTPMQKVALATYAWLDERFRIRNVAHHLGNFYMQINMQLPRSHTEKYKLRSIWYWYPMYTLGSISALSFLLAAITGILLTLWYVPSTAPLASYDGQYGEFRVEPTEAWISVAYIMTDVPFGFMIRALHFWSAMIMVAAVFLHMMRVYFTQAYKKPRELNWLIGVGLFAVTIFLGYTGYILPWSQLSYWASTIGNEMAAATPPPALGRIVASFMFGNQFGTQQTLTRMYVLHVLLLPLAAVALIGLHIVIVWIQGIAEPH